In Cytophagales bacterium, one DNA window encodes the following:
- the radA gene encoding DNA repair protein RadA, with amino-acid sequence MPKTKTTFFCQNCGAQSAKWIGKCPSCEQWNTYVEEIIQKEDGNGKSSWRSAAKFKVSSNKPKVISEISYDGEIRIQVPDKELNRVLGGGIVPGSLVMIGGEPGIGKSTLLLQLALKLHDLKILYVTGEESEQQIKMRAERLNSSGSSSQNNCYILNETGTENIFQQIGILEPNLVIIDSIQTLHVSFIESGAGSISQVRACAAELLKYAKESGTPVFLIGHITKEGTLAGPKVLEHMVDTVIQFEGDRHHAYRILRTIKNRFGSTSELGIYEMLSTGLREVSNPSEILLSQREENLSGITIGATLEGNRPLLIEVQSLVSPAAYGTPQRSSTGFDAKRLNMLLAVLEKRGGFRLGVQDVFLNIAGGIKTVDPAIDLAVCISILSSFEDIAIPNTTCFAAEVGLGGEIRAVNRIENRISEAQKLGFKEMFISKYNKKGMDLKKFNIKINAVSKLDEVVEKIMV; translated from the coding sequence ATGCCCAAAACAAAAACCACCTTTTTCTGCCAAAACTGCGGAGCCCAATCGGCTAAATGGATTGGTAAATGTCCTTCTTGCGAACAGTGGAATACCTATGTAGAAGAGATCATTCAGAAAGAAGACGGGAACGGGAAATCATCCTGGAGATCAGCTGCAAAATTCAAGGTATCCAGCAACAAGCCAAAAGTGATCAGCGAAATAAGTTATGATGGGGAAATAAGAATACAGGTTCCTGATAAGGAATTGAACAGGGTATTAGGAGGCGGTATCGTGCCAGGATCTTTGGTGATGATCGGGGGTGAGCCGGGCATAGGGAAGTCAACACTGTTGTTGCAACTCGCATTAAAGCTCCATGATCTGAAGATCTTGTATGTGACAGGTGAAGAAAGTGAGCAGCAGATCAAGATGCGGGCTGAGAGATTGAATAGCAGTGGCAGCAGCAGTCAAAATAATTGTTATATCCTTAATGAAACGGGTACAGAAAACATATTTCAACAGATTGGGATTTTGGAACCTAATTTAGTAATAATTGATTCCATTCAAACCCTCCATGTTTCCTTTATTGAATCGGGGGCTGGAAGCATTTCCCAGGTACGGGCTTGTGCGGCTGAACTTTTAAAATATGCAAAAGAGAGTGGAACTCCCGTTTTCCTGATCGGGCATATCACAAAAGAAGGTACTTTGGCTGGCCCCAAGGTATTGGAGCACATGGTTGATACGGTGATTCAGTTTGAGGGAGACAGGCACCATGCTTATCGTATATTGAGAACTATCAAAAACCGTTTTGGCTCCACTTCAGAGCTTGGTATTTACGAAATGCTGAGCACGGGTTTGAGAGAGGTAAGCAATCCCTCCGAGATACTTTTATCGCAAAGGGAAGAGAACCTGAGCGGTATTACCATTGGCGCCACACTGGAAGGAAACAGGCCGCTGCTCATTGAAGTGCAGTCGTTGGTAAGCCCTGCTGCTTATGGAACACCTCAGCGTTCTTCTACCGGTTTTGATGCCAAAAGACTTAACATGCTGCTTGCTGTTTTGGAAAAAAGAGGTGGGTTCAGATTGGGTGTGCAAGATGTATTTTTGAATATTGCCGGTGGTATAAAGACAGTAGACCCGGCAATAGACCTGGCAGTATGTATATCCATTCTTTCCTCTTTTGAAGATATTGCCATACCAAATACCACCTGTTTTGCCGCTGAGGTAGGACTTGGCGGAGAAATACGTGCTGTAAACAGGATTGAAAACCGTATTTCAGAAGCACAAAAATTAGGTTTTAAAGAGATGTTTATTTCTAAATATAACAAGAAAGGGATGGATTTGAAGAAATTCAATATAAAGATCAATGCGGTTAGTAAGTTGGATGAAGTTGTAGAGAAAATAATGGTTTAG
- a CDS encoding TlpA family protein disulfide reductase, which yields MKKHIKKLVISFYIISNVVISIAQTDTTSFKAAKDLFQGSPAPDFTLKSNQRDTLSLSDFRGKVVYLQFWASWCAVCKQQIPYAKFLQNELQGKDVVFLYISVDENELGWLKTIKKRNMEGVHLYSGGFDSEVAQSYDLQATPTCILIDKQGNIAFNPAKYPSQRGLLEDIERLLEE from the coding sequence ATGAAAAAACATATAAAAAAGCTAGTAATAAGTTTTTATATTATCAGTAACGTAGTTATATCGATTGCTCAAACGGATACAACTTCTTTTAAAGCAGCTAAAGATCTATTCCAGGGCAGCCCTGCTCCGGATTTCACACTAAAAAGTAATCAAAGAGATACTCTTTCGTTGAGCGATTTTCGTGGCAAAGTCGTTTATCTGCAATTCTGGGCAAGCTGGTGTGCGGTATGTAAGCAGCAGATCCCTTATGCCAAATTTTTACAGAACGAACTGCAAGGTAAAGATGTCGTTTTTTTATATATTTCAGTAGATGAAAATGAACTGGGCTGGCTGAAAACGATCAAAAAACGAAACATGGAGGGTGTACATTTGTATAGCGGGGGATTTGACTCAGAGGTGGCACAAAGTTATGACCTGCAGGCCACACCTACCTGCATTTTGATTGATAAACAAGGGAATATTGCTTTTAATCCGGCAAAGTATCCAAGCCAACGGGGATTGTTGGAGGATATTGAAAGGTTGCTGGAAGAATAG
- a CDS encoding TatD family deoxyribonuclease: MFIDSHAHIYSKEFKDDIDAVVARAIEQDVRKIYMPNIDHTSINDMLELELKFPGHCIPMMGLHPCSVRKRFEKELYIVEEWLNKRKFCGVGEIGIDLYRDKTFQAYQEEAFKIQIGFAKKYNLPIVIHCRNSFDEIIAILEILAGDGSQQNRDQHAHPLQGVFHCFTGTLEEAQKVIEMGFFLGIGGIVTFKNSDLEKVIPEIDLKHIILETDSPYLAPVPHRGKRNEPAWIPLIAEKVAELKGKTVEEVKKITSENILRIYK; encoded by the coding sequence ATGTTCATAGATTCTCACGCCCATATTTACAGCAAAGAATTCAAAGATGATATTGACGCAGTGGTAGCCAGAGCCATCGAACAGGATGTGCGCAAAATCTATATGCCCAATATAGATCACACATCCATAAATGACATGCTTGAGCTGGAATTAAAATTTCCGGGACATTGTATTCCAATGATGGGATTGCACCCGTGTTCTGTCAGGAAGCGCTTTGAAAAGGAGCTCTACATCGTTGAAGAATGGCTCAATAAGCGTAAATTCTGTGGGGTAGGGGAGATAGGTATTGATCTGTACCGGGATAAAACTTTCCAGGCATACCAGGAAGAAGCATTCAAAATCCAGATCGGCTTTGCGAAAAAATATAACCTGCCCATTGTAATTCATTGCAGAAATTCTTTTGATGAAATTATCGCTATATTAGAGATCCTTGCAGGGGATGGGTCACAACAGAATCGGGATCAACATGCCCATCCCCTACAAGGTGTTTTCCACTGCTTTACCGGTACATTAGAAGAGGCACAAAAAGTTATAGAGATGGGATTTTTCCTGGGCATTGGAGGTATAGTGACATTTAAAAATAGTGATCTTGAAAAAGTCATTCCCGAAATTGATCTAAAACATATTATATTAGAGACTGACAGCCCGTATTTAGCCCCTGTGCCTCATAGAGGAAAAAGAAATGAACCTGCCTGGATACCTCTGATAGCTGAAAAGGTAGCTGAATTGAAGGGAAAAACGGTAGAGGAAGTTAAAAAAATTACCTCTGAAAATATATTGAGGATTTATAAGTAA
- the msrB gene encoding peptide-methionine (R)-S-oxide reductase MsrB — protein sequence MKNKLLASVILFASLPGCYAQEGSQSNKNIVMEKVIKSDKEWKQLLTAEQYYVTRQKGTEGAFTGQYYNFKGNGIYQCVCCGFELFDSETKFDSGTGWPSFYAPVSEKNIRSESDQGLGMVRNEIRCNRCDAHLGHVFNDGPEPTGLRYCINSVSLKFKEE from the coding sequence ATGAAAAATAAGCTATTGGCGTCAGTAATTTTATTTGCATCGCTTCCCGGGTGCTATGCACAGGAAGGTAGCCAAAGTAATAAAAATATAGTTATGGAAAAAGTGATTAAAAGTGACAAAGAATGGAAGCAGCTTCTTACTGCCGAACAATACTATGTTACACGTCAGAAAGGTACTGAAGGAGCTTTTACCGGACAGTATTATAACTTTAAAGGGAATGGTATTTACCAGTGTGTATGCTGCGGGTTTGAACTTTTCGATTCCGAAACGAAGTTTGATTCCGGTACAGGATGGCCAAGCTTTTATGCACCGGTATCTGAAAAAAATATAAGATCAGAAAGCGATCAGGGTCTTGGTATGGTACGTAATGAAATACGCTGCAATCGCTGTGATGCCCATTTAGGCCATGTTTTCAATGACGGTCCTGAACCAACCGGGCTTAGATACTGTATTAATTCGGTTTCACTGAAATTTAAAGAAGAATAA
- a CDS encoding transposase codes for MTPSTRGLEKLSKQKDPLVKLLQMIEWEQFRPILERIFKKEMKGKGGRTPYDYVMMFKTLILQRYYNLSDDQIAYQILDRLSFMRFLSLNLSDKVPDSKTVWNFRERLTKAGKVEAMFDKFNEVLAEKGLLCEIHGISMS; via the coding sequence TTGACCCCGAGCACTCGGGGTTTAGAAAAACTTAGCAAACAGAAAGACCCTTTAGTGAAGCTATTACAGATGATAGAATGGGAACAGTTCCGTCCAATTTTGGAACGCATTTTTAAAAAAGAAATGAAAGGCAAAGGTGGTCGTACTCCCTATGATTATGTAATGATGTTTAAAACCCTGATTTTACAGCGTTATTACAATTTATCGGATGATCAGATAGCGTATCAGATACTGGATAGATTGAGCTTTATGCGGTTTTTGAGCTTAAATCTCAGCGACAAGGTACCTGACAGCAAGACGGTATGGAATTTTAGGGAGCGACTCACCAAAGCTGGTAAAGTAGAGGCGATGTTTGATAAATTCAATGAAGTGTTAGCTGAAAAAGGTCTACTATGTGAAATACATGGGATAAGTATGTCCTGA
- a CDS encoding T9SS type A sorting domain-containing protein, with amino-acid sequence MKKITFHFATAIICVIFLNLCLPRFFGGSLCFSQITFQKTFGGLNSDETGRSSVQQTTDSGYVILGHTNNFQLGGSNVYVIKTDAAGDTMWTKIYGGGTELDYGYSVQQTTDGGYVIAGYTLCLGACGDEFYVIKTDTAGDIMWTKAYGNSWNDQGYSVQQTADGGYVIAGRGSTFEGDVYLIKTDTAGDIMWTKAYGNLWDDRGYSVQQTADGGYVIAGYTQSSIAGDFDVYVIKTDAAGDTMWTKVYGGTGFSQNDLGYSVQQTTDGGYVIAGYTESFGAGAADVYIIKTDSLGDTIWTKAYGGNGDDRGYSVQQTADGGYVIAGYTTSFGGGGLCDLPPCADVYVIKTDAAGDTMWTKVYGGNGDDRGYSVQQTADGGYVIAGYTESSVDGDFDVYVIKTDANGNTYGCNYPGTATVVSNTATQVSSGGSVSSVGIVSANITIVYNTSTVISDLIPTLSLSLSATTTYCDDVCDAMAIVNAIGSYPPFSYQWNDPLFQTDSTAYGLCAETYTVTVTDAYACTTATDSITIITVPFPQDSICLITVDSTSTKNVIVWKKPVTAGIDSFRIYRDIIGVYTYIGSVDYNSLSQFIDITNGVNPQVTSYRYKISTVDTCGNESLLSSFHETIHLITIDGGNKVDLIWDNYEGFNFGFYRILRDSTGTGNFEQIDSVTNTVNQWTDLTPPQTLNVDYVVAVVPNSGTCTATLQKVLVYNSARSNVTNRVTTGINNQLIPSTREQLQLTISPNPYTSATNIVYTVEEKAVVLLEVYNVLGKRIQTLVDADQNVGNYQYSFSARQVGYSSGVYILKFRVNDKVYARQLVEMK; translated from the coding sequence ATGAAAAAAATTACATTTCATTTCGCAACAGCAATCATCTGTGTAATCTTTTTAAATCTGTGCCTGCCCCGATTTTTCGGTGGTAGTCTGTGTTTCTCACAAATAACCTTCCAAAAAACCTTTGGCGGACTGAATAGTGATGAAACCGGCAGATCATCAGTACAGCAAACTACCGATAGTGGTTATGTAATACTAGGGCATACTAACAATTTTCAATTGGGAGGATCTAATGTTTATGTAATAAAAACAGATGCCGCAGGGGACACAATGTGGACAAAAATTTATGGAGGTGGCACTGAATTGGATTATGGCTATTCTGTTCAACAAACCACTGACGGGGGATATGTGATTGCAGGATATACACTGTGTCTTGGAGCATGCGGTGATGAATTTTATGTAATAAAAACAGATACCGCAGGAGATATAATGTGGACAAAAGCTTATGGAAATTCATGGAATGACCAAGGCTATTCCGTTCAGCAAACCGCTGACGGGGGATATGTGATTGCAGGACGTGGAAGTACTTTTGAAGGTGATGTTTATTTAATAAAAACAGATACTGCAGGAGATATAATGTGGACAAAAGCTTATGGAAATTTATGGGATGACCGGGGCTATTCCGTTCAACAAACTGCTGACGGGGGATATGTGATTGCAGGATATACACAGAGTTCTATAGCAGGCGATTTTGATGTTTATGTAATAAAAACAGATGCCGCAGGAGATACCATGTGGACAAAAGTTTATGGAGGAACTGGCTTTAGTCAGAATGATCTGGGCTATTCCGTTCAGCAAACCACTGACGGGGGATATGTGATTGCAGGATATACAGAGAGTTTTGGAGCAGGCGCTGCTGATGTTTATATAATAAAAACAGACTCCTTGGGTGATACAATATGGACAAAAGCTTATGGAGGAAATGGCGATGACCGGGGCTATTCCGTTCAACAAACCGCTGATGGGGGATATGTGATTGCAGGATATACAACGAGTTTTGGAGGAGGTGGTCTATGTGACCTGCCACCATGTGCTGATGTTTATGTAATAAAAACAGATGCCGCAGGAGACACAATGTGGACAAAAGTTTATGGAGGAAATGGCGATGACCGGGGCTATTCCGTTCAACAAACCGCTGACGGGGGATATGTGATTGCAGGATATACAGAGAGTTCTGTAGATGGCGATTTTGATGTTTATGTAATAAAAACAGATGCCAATGGGAATACTTATGGTTGTAACTATCCTGGTACTGCAACGGTGGTCAGTAATACAGCAACACAGGTGAGCAGCGGTGGTTCTGTTAGTTCAGTAGGAATTGTTAGTGCCAATATAACTATAGTATATAATACATCAACAGTTATTAGTGATCTAATTCCAACTCTTTCACTTTCTTTATCAGCTACCACCACCTACTGTGATGATGTTTGTGATGCGATGGCTATTGTAAATGCCATTGGTTCCTACCCGCCATTTTCTTATCAATGGAACGACCCATTATTTCAAACAGATTCCACCGCCTATGGTTTATGTGCAGAAACCTATACTGTAACTGTTACAGATGCTTATGCCTGCACCACGGCAACAGATAGTATCACAATAATAACTGTACCATTTCCCCAAGACTCCATCTGCCTCATCACAGTAGACTCAACCTCCACAAAAAATGTCATCGTATGGAAAAAACCGGTAACTGCCGGTATTGACAGCTTCAGGATATACAGGGATATCATTGGTGTTTATACTTATATAGGCAGCGTAGATTACAATTCCCTGAGCCAATTCATTGATATTACTAATGGAGTGAATCCCCAGGTCACTTCTTACAGGTATAAAATTTCTACAGTAGATACCTGCGGTAATGAAAGTTTATTAAGCAGCTTTCATGAGACCATTCACCTTATCACGATCGATGGCGGCAACAAGGTTGACCTGATCTGGGATAATTACGAAGGCTTTAATTTCGGTTTTTACAGGATATTGAGGGACAGTACAGGAACAGGTAATTTTGAGCAAATAGATTCGGTTACCAATACGGTTAACCAGTGGACAGATCTTACCCCTCCCCAAACATTGAATGTAGATTATGTAGTAGCAGTTGTACCTAATTCGGGAACCTGCACTGCCACCCTGCAAAAAGTACTGGTATACAATTCAGCCCGGTCTAACGTGACAAACAGGGTTACTACGGGCATTAATAATCAGTTGATCCCGAGTACTCGGGAACAATTACAGTTGACAATTTCCCCAAATCCATATACAAGCGCAACAAATATTGTCTATACAGTAGAAGAAAAAGCAGTTGTGCTCTTAGAAGTTTATAATGTCTTGGGCAAAAGAATACAAACCCTGGTTGATGCAGATCAGAATGTTGGGAATTATCAGTATA